A window of the Lactuca sativa cultivar Salinas chromosome 7, Lsat_Salinas_v11, whole genome shotgun sequence genome harbors these coding sequences:
- the LOC111882272 gene encoding calcium uptake protein, mitochondrial → MHYFSTFFKKKPTFYTIHRSLASQYHEPHHNVRLITTNSNNQSSSISSYSSSPSKVNVGWRCNYDRYKSVEPLTSSIVVVGLSLGLCYLTSVSQPNSQFVYADSSHQDQSAKFDDKPMYIFGDAYRRKVFFKYEKRIRTQSPPEKVFEYFASHQSPNGESFMTPADLMRAVVPVFTPSEASRVREGSLKGEQAPSELQCSPSKFFMLFDTNNDGLISFAEYIFFVTLLSIPESSFSIAFKMFDLDNNGEIDKEEFKKVMALMRSQHRQGSRHRDGLRTGLKVSTPVENGGLLEYFFGKNGKSCLAHGKFVQFLKDLHNEILSLEFAHYDYKSRGTISAKDFALSMVASADMNHINKFLDRVDQLNEEPNLKNIRITFEDFKKFAELRKQLRPLSLAIFSYGKVNGLLTKKDFQRATEQVCGITLSNNVIDMIYYIFDLNRDGNLSSDEFLRVLQRREDNLQPKEAGFIGLISCWLQCSSNCSTTNLFSSFLSN, encoded by the exons ATGCATTATTTTTCTACCTTCTTCAAGAAAAAACCAACCTTTTACACCATTCATCGATCTCTCGCCTCTCAATACCATGAACCCCACCACAACGTTCGTTTGATCACTACAAATTCTAACAACCAATCATCATCCATATCATCATATTCATCTTCACCTTCGAAAGTGAATGTTGGATGGAGGTGCAACTATGATCGTTATAAAAGCGTTGAACCATTGACATCTAGTATTGTTGTAGTTGGATTGAGCCTCGGGCTTTGTTACTTAACTTCTGTGTCTCAACCGAATTCACAATTTGTGTATGCGGATTCATCGCATCAAGATCAGTCTGCAAAATTTGATGACAAACCCATGTATATTTTTGGAG ATGCTTATCGCCGGAAAGTTTTCTTCAAGTACGAAAAACGAATAAGAACACAAAGTCCACCGGAAAAG gtGTTCGAGTACTTCGCATCTCACCAATCGCCTAATGGCGAATCATTTATGACGCCGGCGGACTTAATGAGGGCGGTGGTGCCGGTGTTCACCCCTTCTGAAGCTTCCCGTGTTCGCGAGGGAAGCTTGAAAGGCGAGCAAGCACCTAGTGAGTTACAATGTTCTCCTTCAAAGTTCTTCATGCTTTTCGATACGAATAACGATGGACTTATCTCATTCGCAGA GTATATATTTTTCGTTACGCTTCTAAGCATCCCTGAATCGAGCTTCTCCATAGCTTTTAAGATGTTCGATCTCGATAACAACGG GGAGATCGACAAGGAGGAATTCAAAAAAGTAATGGCATTGATGCGATCTCAACACCGACAAGGGTCACGCCACCGCGACGGATTGCGTACCGGACTAAAAGTTTCAACGCCGGTGGAGAACGGCGGCCTTCTCGAGTATTTCTTCGGGAAAAACGGGAAATCGTGCCTCGCTCACGGGAAATTCGTTCAGTTTTTGAAAGATTTGCACAACGAG ATTTTGTCGCTTGAATTTGCTCATTACGACTATAAATCAAGAGGGACGATATCTGCTAAGGATTTTGCGTTGTCAATGGTGGCATCTGCTGATATGAACCACATCAACAAGTTTCTCGATCGAGTTGACCAGTTGAACGAAGAGCCAAATCTCAAGAACATACGAATTACATTTGAAGATTTCAAGAAGTTTGCAGAATTGCGAAAACAATTGAGACCTTTGTCTCTTGCCATTTTTAGTTATGGAAAAGTGAACGGGCTTCTTACAAAGAAGGATTTCCAAAGAGCAACCGAACAG GTTTGTGGGATTACTTTGAGCAataatgtgattgatatgatatatTACATATTTGATTTGAACCGAGATGGGAACTTAAGCTCAGATGAATTTTTGCGAGTCCTGCAAAGGAGAGAGGACAACTTGCAACCGAAGGAGGCAGGGTTTATAGGTTTAATCTCATGTTGGTTGCAATGTAGCTCGAATTGTTCTACAACAAAT